In Sporomusaceae bacterium, a single genomic region encodes these proteins:
- a CDS encoding CZB domain-containing protein produces the protein MAEGRMMDCTACGQVDLDKLYDAMQGVSEGEFCYLTADELGDKRLAAVWNRMLDSIQADRRHSLLEVNGLLGAVTSMYHAKDVIDAVGDMKTTLHYFAAGDEASRSGGATGGGRRDAARSDEELRISQQQGLLELSQQLNEIRLSLVQGGLRLTDKETLEICLVDHLMWRWRVYNMILGYERIDLNGVGTHRDCRLGNWYYGVDGQKFKGEELFASIEEPHDRLHGLAGRAIAASRNADDQEVRKSLLAMEECSELIVGKLKELIRRCKG, from the coding sequence GTGGCTGAAGGTAGAATGATGGATTGCACGGCATGCGGACAAGTTGATTTGGACAAGCTGTACGACGCCATGCAGGGCGTTAGCGAAGGGGAGTTCTGTTATTTGACGGCGGACGAGCTTGGCGACAAAAGGCTGGCGGCCGTCTGGAACCGAATGCTGGACAGCATCCAGGCCGATCGGCGGCACTCGCTGCTGGAGGTAAACGGCTTGCTTGGGGCTGTGACATCCATGTATCACGCCAAGGACGTTATCGACGCTGTCGGCGATATGAAAACGACGCTTCATTACTTTGCTGCAGGCGACGAGGCGTCGCGCAGCGGAGGCGCGACCGGCGGAGGACGGCGGGACGCGGCCCGCTCCGACGAGGAATTGCGGATCTCCCAGCAACAGGGATTGCTGGAACTAAGCCAGCAGCTTAACGAAATCAGGCTGTCGCTGGTCCAGGGCGGGCTGCGGCTGACCGATAAGGAAACGCTGGAAATATGCCTGGTCGATCATCTCATGTGGCGCTGGCGGGTATATAACATGATCCTGGGCTATGAACGGATCGATCTCAACGGGGTCGGCACTCATCGCGACTGCCGGCTGGGCAACTGGTATTATGGAGTGGACGGACAGAAGTTCAAGGGAGAGGAATTGTTCGCCAGCATCGAGGAACCCCATGACAGGCTGCATGGCCTCGCCGGGAGGGCAATCGCCGCCTCCCGGAATGCGGATGACCAAGAAGTGAGGAAAAGCCTGCTGGCTATGGAGGAGTGTTCGGAACTGATCGTCGGCAAGCTGAAGGAGCTTATCCGCCGGTGTAAAGGGTAG
- a CDS encoding sigma 54-interacting transcriptional regulator, which translates to MTLLAQVKHVVQQFAEAVSAALKVDVEVYDRQERIAGTGKARELIGRPILENGIISRFVYQGAGQKKIIIDNPGKDEKCRPCSYFGLCHYRRAVYATIEYEDGVIGVIGIVAENDDQVKLIEYNNYAMLEFVDKIANLISSKVKEHQMLRQVKTYAELMGTVMDNIDKGVAVLNKRFEIVDINKYLLEKLAVSKNRVQGRHIHDFFPALVLNKAKAAGITPGCQEIVYTVSNKQIYLLCTLKVIVVNEELEGSLCLVEDYKDTTQLAYAIASKHNDIGLDDIVGDNPQFVQFKDRVRNVAINDSTVLLTGETGTGKELFARALHSASRRKPQPFVAINCGAIPESLLESELFGYEKGAFTGASQMGKHGKFFMANKGTLFLDEIETLPLYLQPKLLRAIERKEIERIGGVRGIPIDVRIIGATNVRLDELVKKGEFREDLFHRLNVVTLFIPPLRERGRDVLVLAEYFVNKFAERFNKKILGLSAEVENIFLNYGWGGNVRELQNAIEYAINMEKGDYITVDNLPFQFKEVKVTKRIPTLEEVEMDYIKKALDFYGWSEEGRITAARQLGISRATIYRKIKKYELA; encoded by the coding sequence ATGACCCTCTTAGCGCAGGTGAAACATGTCGTCCAACAGTTCGCGGAAGCCGTCAGCGCGGCGTTGAAGGTGGACGTGGAGGTCTATGACCGCCAGGAAAGGATCGCAGGCACCGGCAAAGCCCGGGAGCTGATCGGCAGGCCGATCCTGGAAAACGGGATTATCAGCCGTTTTGTGTACCAGGGCGCCGGGCAGAAGAAGATTATCATCGATAATCCCGGCAAGGACGAGAAGTGCCGGCCGTGTTCGTATTTCGGCTTATGCCATTATAGGCGGGCGGTTTACGCCACGATCGAGTATGAGGACGGCGTAATCGGCGTGATCGGTATCGTCGCCGAGAACGACGACCAGGTGAAATTGATCGAATACAACAATTACGCCATGCTGGAGTTCGTGGACAAAATCGCCAACCTGATCAGTTCGAAGGTGAAAGAGCATCAGATGCTGAGACAGGTGAAGACGTACGCCGAGCTGATGGGCACGGTCATGGACAATATCGACAAAGGGGTGGCGGTTTTGAACAAACGGTTCGAAATCGTCGATATCAACAAGTATCTGCTGGAGAAGCTCGCCGTGAGCAAGAACCGGGTGCAGGGCCGGCACATCCACGACTTTTTCCCGGCGCTGGTCCTCAACAAGGCAAAGGCGGCGGGAATCACCCCCGGGTGCCAGGAGATCGTCTACACCGTCAGCAATAAACAGATATATCTTCTGTGCACGCTGAAGGTGATTGTGGTGAATGAGGAGCTGGAAGGAAGCCTCTGCTTGGTGGAGGATTACAAGGACACCACCCAACTGGCGTACGCGATCGCCTCCAAGCACAACGACATCGGCCTGGACGATATCGTCGGCGATAATCCGCAGTTCGTCCAGTTCAAAGATCGGGTAAGGAATGTGGCGATCAACGATTCCACCGTCCTGCTGACGGGCGAGACCGGGACAGGTAAGGAACTGTTCGCGCGGGCCCTCCACTCGGCCAGCCGCCGCAAGCCTCAGCCGTTCGTAGCCATAAATTGCGGCGCCATTCCGGAGTCGCTGCTGGAAAGCGAGCTGTTCGGCTACGAGAAGGGCGCGTTCACTGGCGCGAGTCAGATGGGCAAGCACGGCAAGTTTTTCATGGCCAACAAGGGGACGCTCTTCCTTGATGAGATCGAGACGCTGCCGCTGTATCTCCAGCCGAAGCTGCTACGGGCGATCGAGCGGAAGGAGATCGAGAGGATCGGCGGCGTCCGCGGCATCCCGATCGATGTCCGCATCATCGGGGCCACCAACGTCCGTCTTGACGAGCTGGTGAAAAAGGGCGAGTTCCGCGAGGACCTCTTCCATCGCCTGAATGTGGTGACGCTGTTCATTCCGCCGCTCAGGGAGCGGGGGCGTGATGTGCTCGTGCTCGCCGAGTATTTCGTGAACAAGTTCGCCGAACGGTTCAATAAGAAGATTCTCGGCTTGTCGGCGGAAGTGGAGAACATCTTCCTGAATTACGGATGGGGCGGCAACGTCCGCGAGTTGCAGAACGCCATCGAGTACGCCATTAATATGGAGAAGGGCGATTATATCACCGTCGACAACCTGCCGTTCCAGTTCAAGGAAGTCAAGGTCACCAAACGGATTCCTACCCTGGAAGAGGTGGAAATGGATTATATCAAAAAGGCACTGGATTTTTACGGTTGGTCCGAGGAGGGGCGGATAACGGCCGCCAGGCAACTGGGCATCAGCCGGGCGACGATTTACCGGAAGATCAAAAAGTACGAACTGGCCTAA